In a single window of the Pseudomonas sp. B21-015 genome:
- a CDS encoding YceI family protein: MLKKTLAALAIGSALLSANVMAADYVVDKEGQHAFVDFKISHLGYSYITGTFKDIDGKFSFDAAKPEDSKIEFNVRTASVFTNHAERDKHIASADFLNVGKFADAKFVSTSVKSTGKNAAGKDTADVTGNLTILGVTKPVVVKATFLGEGKDPWGGYRAGFEGTTSIKRSDFGKQKDLGPASDAVELYVTFEGVKAK; this comes from the coding sequence ATGTTGAAAAAGACGCTCGCTGCTCTGGCAATCGGTTCTGCTCTGCTGTCGGCTAACGTGATGGCGGCCGATTACGTGGTCGACAAAGAAGGCCAGCACGCCTTCGTTGATTTCAAGATCAGCCACCTGGGCTACAGCTACATTACCGGTACCTTCAAAGATATCGACGGTAAGTTCAGTTTCGACGCCGCCAAGCCTGAAGACAGCAAAATCGAGTTCAATGTACGCACCGCCAGCGTGTTCACCAACCACGCCGAACGTGACAAGCATATCGCCAGTGCTGACTTCCTGAACGTGGGCAAATTCGCCGACGCCAAGTTCGTCTCCACCAGCGTCAAATCCACCGGTAAAAACGCCGCTGGTAAAGACACTGCGGACGTGACCGGCAACCTGACTATCCTCGGCGTGACCAAGCCCGTTGTAGTCAAGGCTACCTTCCTGGGTGAAGGCAAGGATCCATGGGGCGGCTACCGTGCCGGTTTCGAAGGCACCACCAGCATCAAGCGTTCCGATTTCGGCAAGCAGAAAGACCTGGGCCCAGCGTCCGACGCGGTTGAGCTGTACGTGACGTTTGAAGGTGTCAAAGCGAAATAA
- a CDS encoding formate/nitrite transporter family protein, producing the protein MDTPQDGKTPDLSAQEQREVDKSQPPRAAVLHEIIRTQGDQELERSVAALWWSALAAGLTMGLSLMGMGLLNSRLPDGEGFKVIASFGYCAGFLAVILARQQLFTENTLTAVLPIMSKPTLGNFGRLLRLWTVVLAGNLCGTLLVAYVMLHLPIFDTKTDLAFLDIGRKVMENDASKMFAKGIISGWMIATMVWMIPSMESAKMWIIILITYFMALGDFTHIVVGSVEVSYLVFAGELPWKDFWLVFAGPTLVGNIIGGSCIFALISHAQIRSESGPPKTSAQRAREPEPQKIKK; encoded by the coding sequence ATGGACACGCCCCAAGACGGCAAGACCCCTGACCTCTCGGCGCAAGAACAGCGCGAGGTCGACAAGAGCCAGCCGCCGCGCGCGGCGGTGCTGCATGAAATCATTCGCACCCAAGGCGATCAGGAACTCGAGCGTAGCGTTGCGGCGCTGTGGTGGTCGGCCCTGGCTGCCGGCCTGACCATGGGTTTGTCGCTGATGGGCATGGGGCTGCTCAATTCGCGTCTGCCGGACGGCGAAGGCTTCAAGGTGATCGCCAGCTTCGGTTACTGCGCAGGTTTTCTCGCGGTGATACTCGCCCGTCAGCAACTTTTCACCGAGAACACCCTGACCGCTGTGCTGCCGATCATGAGCAAACCTACGCTGGGTAATTTCGGTCGACTGTTACGGCTGTGGACGGTGGTTTTGGCAGGCAACCTCTGCGGCACCTTGCTGGTGGCGTATGTGATGCTGCACCTGCCGATTTTCGACACCAAGACCGATCTGGCTTTCCTCGACATCGGGCGCAAGGTCATGGAGAACGACGCCAGCAAAATGTTCGCCAAAGGCATCATCTCGGGCTGGATGATCGCCACGATGGTCTGGATGATCCCGTCGATGGAGAGCGCCAAGATGTGGATCATCATCCTCATCACCTATTTCATGGCGCTGGGCGATTTCACCCACATCGTGGTCGGATCGGTGGAGGTCTCGTACCTGGTGTTTGCCGGCGAGTTGCCGTGGAAGGACTTCTGGCTGGTGTTCGCAGGTCCCACGCTGGTGGGGAATATCATCGGTGGCAGTTGTATCTTCGCGCTGATCAGCCACGCGCAGATTCGCAGTGAAAGCGGACCGCCGAAGACATCTGCGCAGCGGGCTCGGGAGCCCGAACCGCAGAAGATCAAAAAATGA
- a CDS encoding cytochrome b — translation MQLRNSSSRYGWVSIFMHWGVALAVFGLFALGLWMVGLDYYSTWRKDAPDLHKSIGLVLLAVMLLRALWRFISPPPPLLPNYSRLTRLGAKLGHSFLYLSLFAVMIAGYLISTADGVGIPVFGLFEVPALVSGLPDQADTAGVIHLYLAWVLVIFSGLHALAALKHHFIDRDATLTRMLGRKA, via the coding sequence ATGCAGCTACGTAACTCTTCTTCCCGCTACGGTTGGGTCAGCATCTTTATGCACTGGGGTGTGGCGCTGGCAGTCTTCGGCCTGTTCGCGTTGGGGTTGTGGATGGTCGGTCTCGACTACTACAGCACGTGGCGCAAAGACGCGCCGGATCTGCACAAGAGCATTGGTCTGGTGTTACTGGCCGTCATGTTGCTGCGAGCGTTGTGGCGCTTCATCAGCCCACCGCCGCCACTCCTGCCAAACTATAGCCGCCTGACGCGCCTTGGCGCCAAGCTTGGCCATTCCTTCCTCTATCTCAGTCTGTTCGCTGTGATGATTGCCGGTTACCTGATTTCCACCGCAGACGGTGTTGGGATTCCGGTGTTCGGACTGTTTGAAGTACCTGCGCTGGTTTCCGGACTACCGGACCAGGCAGACACCGCTGGTGTGATCCATTTGTACCTGGCTTGGGTGTTGGTAATTTTTTCCGGCCTCCATGCGTTGGCAGCATTGAAACACCACTTTATCGATCGTGATGCGACCCTGACACGAATGCTGGGACGCAAAGCCTGA
- a CDS encoding DEAD/DEAH box helicase — MSFASLGLSEALVRAIEAAGYTEPTPVQQRAIPAVLQGRDLMVAAQTGTGKTGGFALPILERLFPNGHPDKSQRHGPRQPRVLVLTPTRELAAQVHESFKVYARDLKFVSACIFGGVGMNPQVQAMSRGVDVLVACPGRLLDLAGQGSVDLSHVEILVLDEADRMLDMGFVHDVKKVLARLPAKRQNLLFSATFSKDITDLAGKLLHNPERIEVTPPNTTVERIEQRVFRLAASHKRSLLAHLITAGAWEQVLVFTRTKHGANRLAEYLDKHGLTAVAIHGNKSQNARTKALADFKAGEVRILVATDIAARGLDIDQLPHVVNFELPNVDEDYVHRIGRTGRAGRSGEAISLVAPDEEKLLKSIERMTKQKIADGDLMGFDSNAVEAEKPEVRERPDVRNPRNPRGPRGDGPNGSGGGGGRKDKGKDKGGKEKPAATGRGDRPAREHKPREGTPAREQQRPAPRVAADRAPDEFLDDDIDNFGNRVDYVPQAKPAQGRGRRPGAPAQGTGAGAPRTGQPQGRQNGPRNSSGATTGTPPAKRSGPRNGAPRDGQARREESRNRRPARDDQPRSEPAVQNPRGPAPKIIHKESKSDRFPTPEQLDQLPGRPRGEKPALLTRNR; from the coding sequence ATGTCCTTTGCTTCCCTCGGTCTCTCCGAGGCTTTAGTCCGCGCCATCGAGGCAGCGGGCTATACCGAGCCTACTCCGGTGCAACAGCGGGCCATTCCCGCCGTGTTGCAAGGTCGCGACCTGATGGTTGCGGCTCAGACAGGTACTGGTAAAACCGGCGGCTTCGCCCTTCCGATTCTGGAGCGGTTGTTTCCCAACGGTCACCCGGACAAATCCCAGCGTCACGGTCCGCGCCAACCCCGCGTACTGGTCCTGACCCCAACCCGCGAACTCGCGGCCCAGGTACACGAAAGCTTCAAGGTCTATGCCCGTGACCTGAAGTTCGTCAGCGCCTGCATCTTCGGCGGCGTCGGCATGAACCCACAAGTTCAGGCCATGTCCCGCGGTGTCGACGTGCTGGTAGCCTGTCCCGGTCGCCTGCTCGACCTCGCCGGCCAAGGCAGCGTCGACCTGTCCCACGTGGAAATCCTCGTGCTGGATGAAGCCGACCGCATGCTCGACATGGGCTTTGTCCATGACGTGAAAAAGGTTCTCGCCCGCCTCCCGGCCAAACGGCAGAACCTGCTGTTCTCGGCGACCTTCTCCAAAGACATCACCGATCTTGCCGGCAAGCTGCTGCACAACCCGGAACGCATCGAAGTCACGCCACCGAACACCACGGTCGAGCGGATCGAACAACGCGTATTCCGTCTGGCCGCCAGCCACAAGCGTTCGTTGCTGGCGCACCTGATCACTGCCGGCGCCTGGGAACAGGTGCTGGTATTCACCCGCACCAAGCACGGCGCCAACCGCCTGGCCGAGTACCTGGACAAACACGGCCTCACCGCTGTCGCGATCCACGGTAACAAGAGCCAGAACGCCCGCACCAAAGCCCTGGCCGACTTCAAGGCCGGTGAAGTACGCATCCTGGTCGCCACCGACATCGCCGCTCGCGGCCTGGACATCGACCAACTGCCCCACGTGGTCAACTTCGAATTGCCGAACGTCGACGAAGATTACGTGCACCGTATCGGTCGTACCGGCCGTGCCGGTCGTTCGGGCGAGGCGATCTCGCTGGTGGCTCCGGACGAAGAGAAGCTGCTCAAAAGCATCGAGCGCATGACCAAGCAGAAAATCGCCGATGGCGACCTGATGGGCTTCGATTCCAACGCCGTGGAAGCAGAGAAACCGGAAGTTCGCGAGCGTCCGGATGTGCGTAACCCGCGCAACCCACGTGGCCCGCGCGGCGATGGTCCGAATGGCAGCGGTGGTGGTGGCGGTCGTAAAGACAAAGGCAAGGACAAGGGCGGCAAGGAAAAACCTGCTGCCACTGGCCGTGGCGATCGCCCGGCCCGTGAACACAAACCACGCGAAGGCACTCCGGCCCGCGAACAACAGCGTCCAGCCCCTCGCGTCGCCGCTGACCGTGCTCCGGACGAGTTCCTGGACGACGACATCGATAACTTCGGTAATCGCGTCGACTACGTACCTCAAGCCAAACCGGCTCAGGGCCGTGGCCGCCGTCCGGGCGCACCGGCACAAGGCACAGGCGCGGGTGCTCCACGCACCGGCCAGCCACAAGGCCGTCAGAACGGTCCGCGCAACAGCAGCGGCGCAACCACCGGCACCCCGCCGGCCAAGCGCAGCGGCCCACGCAACGGTGCTCCACGTGATGGCCAGGCCCGTCGCGAAGAGTCCCGCAACCGCCGCCCGGCCCGTGACGACCAGCCTCGTTCGGAACCGGCCGTGCAGAACCCGCGGGGCCCGGCACCGAAGATCATTCACAAGGAGTCGAAAAGCGATCGCTTCCCGACACCCGAGCAACTGGATCAACTGCCAGGCCGTCCGCGCGGCGAAAAACCAGCGTTGCTGACCCGCAACCGCTGA
- a CDS encoding hotdog domain-containing protein, translating into MNFHTRKWVKPEDLNPNGTLFGGSLLRWIDEEAAIYAIVQLGNQRVVTKYISEINFVSASRQGDIIELGITATEFGRTSITLTCEVRNKITRKSILTVEKMVFVNLGEDGLPTPHGRTEIRYVKDQFKDDVIAGEIGGAAFASKPAPTFDPQ; encoded by the coding sequence ATGAATTTCCACACCCGAAAATGGGTTAAACCCGAAGACCTCAACCCCAACGGCACGTTGTTCGGTGGCAGTCTGTTGCGCTGGATCGACGAAGAAGCGGCGATCTACGCCATCGTCCAGCTGGGTAATCAGCGCGTGGTCACCAAGTACATTTCCGAAATCAACTTTGTCAGCGCTTCGCGCCAGGGCGACATTATCGAGTTGGGCATCACCGCCACCGAGTTCGGTCGTACCTCGATCACCCTGACCTGCGAAGTGCGCAACAAGATCACCCGCAAGAGCATCCTGACGGTGGAGAAGATGGTTTTCGTGAATCTGGGCGAAGACGGACTGCCCACGCCGCATGGCCGGACCGAGATCAGGTACGTCAAAGACCAGTTCAAGGATGACGTCATCGCGGGTGAAATCGGCGGTGCGGCCTTCGCGAGCAAGCCCGCTCCCACATTTGATCCTCAGTGA
- the metF gene encoding methylenetetrahydrofolate reductase [NAD(P)H], producing MSQERRYSFEFFPTKTDAGHEKLIATARHLATYNPDFFSCTYGAGGSTRDRTLNTVLQLESEIKVPAAPHLSCVGDSKDDLRGLLSQYKAAGINRIVALRGDLPSGMGMASGEMRHANDLVEFIREETGDHFHIEIAAYPEMHPQARNFEDDLNNFVRKANAGADSAITQYFFNADSYFYFVERVRAKGVNIPIVPGIMPITNYSKLARFSDACGAEIPRWIRKQLEAYGDDTQSIQGFGEQVVTEMCERLLQGGAPGLHFYTLNQAEPSLAVWNNLKLPR from the coding sequence ATGTCCCAAGAACGTCGCTACAGCTTCGAGTTCTTCCCTACGAAGACCGATGCCGGGCATGAAAAACTGATCGCCACTGCCCGTCATCTGGCGACCTACAATCCCGACTTCTTCTCCTGCACCTACGGCGCCGGCGGTTCGACCCGTGATCGCACCCTCAACACCGTGTTGCAGCTGGAAAGCGAAATCAAAGTCCCTGCCGCGCCGCATCTGTCTTGCGTGGGCGACAGCAAGGACGACCTGCGCGGCCTGCTGAGCCAGTACAAGGCAGCCGGCATCAACCGTATCGTTGCGCTTCGCGGTGACCTGCCCTCGGGCATGGGCATGGCCAGCGGCGAGATGCGTCACGCCAACGACCTGGTTGAATTCATTCGTGAAGAGACCGGCGATCATTTCCACATCGAAATCGCCGCTTACCCGGAAATGCATCCGCAAGCGCGCAATTTCGAAGACGACCTCAACAACTTCGTGCGCAAGGCCAACGCCGGCGCTGACAGTGCGATCACCCAGTACTTCTTCAACGCCGACAGCTATTTCTACTTCGTCGAGCGTGTACGGGCGAAGGGCGTGAACATCCCGATCGTGCCGGGGATCATGCCGATCACCAACTACAGCAAACTGGCGCGTTTCTCCGACGCCTGCGGTGCGGAAATCCCGCGCTGGATCCGCAAGCAACTGGAAGCCTACGGCGACGACACCCAGAGCATTCAAGGCTTTGGTGAGCAAGTCGTCACCGAGATGTGCGAACGTCTGTTGCAAGGTGGCGCACCCGGGCTGCATTTCTACACGTTGAACCAGGCTGAGCCGAGCCTGGCGGTGTGGAATAACCTGAAGTTGCCGCGTTAA
- a CDS encoding YncE family protein, protein MHHNSSSSSVITHSQPNSIPVGEGPRGIAISDDGSRVFACNYISGNVSVIDTRNKKVIRTIAVERYPRSIALGHGGKRAYVTNYGSSSVSVIDTETYAVGNLTVGRHPCAVVVSRDGKHVYVTVRQDKEWLAIIDTRTYAVSRVRGLPSPSISVDVSQDDSRLYISSTNAPAGPYQDALTVISSKTFEVIGIINTEQYPSAVNVSPDGKEVYIVGLDARKLTVLDARSLTTRHFDFVTCEGKIVFGEKHAYAVDQTNKEVVEVSTTTHEIARRIPIPGAFEPYDMVLDQHNRAYISDYQSDEVHIVDLA, encoded by the coding sequence ATGCATCACAATTCGAGTTCATCTTCCGTGATAACACACAGTCAACCCAATTCGATACCTGTAGGGGAAGGACCGCGAGGGATCGCCATCAGCGATGATGGATCACGGGTTTTTGCTTGCAATTACATTTCAGGCAATGTGTCAGTCATCGACACCCGGAACAAAAAGGTAATCCGCACTATCGCCGTCGAGCGTTACCCCCGAAGCATCGCCCTTGGCCATGGGGGGAAAAGAGCTTACGTGACCAACTATGGTTCAAGTTCGGTTTCGGTTATTGATACCGAAACATACGCGGTAGGAAACCTCACGGTGGGGAGGCACCCTTGCGCAGTCGTCGTGAGCCGAGACGGGAAGCATGTTTACGTCACTGTTCGACAGGATAAAGAATGGCTAGCCATTATTGACACCCGCACTTATGCGGTGAGCAGAGTGCGAGGATTACCCTCGCCATCCATAAGTGTGGATGTCAGCCAGGACGATTCGCGACTTTATATTTCCAGTACCAACGCCCCAGCCGGCCCTTATCAGGACGCACTCACGGTCATCAGCAGCAAGACTTTCGAAGTCATCGGCATCATCAACACCGAACAATATCCGTCAGCGGTTAACGTCAGCCCCGATGGCAAGGAAGTGTATATCGTGGGTCTGGACGCTCGAAAACTGACCGTGCTGGACGCTCGGTCATTGACCACCCGGCATTTCGATTTTGTGACGTGCGAAGGGAAAATAGTGTTCGGCGAAAAACACGCTTATGCCGTTGATCAAACCAACAAAGAGGTCGTGGAAGTGAGTACCACCACGCATGAGATTGCTCGCAGGATTCCCATCCCAGGTGCCTTCGAACCGTATGACATGGTGCTTGATCAACACAACCGTGCCTATATCAGCGACTACCAAAGCGACGAAGTACATATTGTCGATCTCGCTTAG
- a CDS encoding ABC transporter substrate-binding protein, whose protein sequence is MPLIAQLLTVFLFTCLSFTARGEKLRIVTEPWAPYVYEENGTALGLDYDTTAIVFKRLGIDVEWQFLPWKRCLSMLEQGQADGALDIFHSDERDATLLYPSEPLSQVEFVMFYANERPFPFRTLDDLKGLTIGTSPGYLYSKDFSESTLFTREPAPTHEANFGKLVRGRIDLLITDRRVGQYLLDQLNIRDKITENPTVISQQSQYLAVRHSAGMDLLVQRFGAELKRFKREPAYAELSARYGAGPAIEARAAHATATGGKTVEQQESGAQ, encoded by the coding sequence ATGCCCCTGATCGCTCAGTTACTGACCGTGTTTCTGTTCACTTGCCTGAGCTTCACCGCTCGGGGCGAGAAGTTGCGTATTGTCACCGAACCCTGGGCGCCTTACGTGTATGAGGAAAACGGTACGGCTCTGGGGCTCGACTACGACACCACCGCTATCGTCTTCAAACGCCTCGGGATCGACGTGGAATGGCAGTTCCTGCCGTGGAAACGCTGCCTGTCGATGCTTGAGCAAGGCCAGGCGGATGGTGCACTGGATATTTTCCACAGCGATGAACGCGACGCGACCCTGCTCTACCCCAGCGAACCGCTCTCGCAAGTCGAGTTCGTGATGTTCTACGCCAACGAACGACCGTTTCCGTTCCGCACGCTGGACGACCTGAAAGGCCTGACCATCGGCACCTCGCCAGGCTACCTGTACAGCAAGGATTTCAGCGAGTCGACGCTGTTCACCCGGGAACCGGCGCCCACCCATGAAGCCAATTTCGGCAAACTGGTGCGCGGACGAATCGACCTGTTGATCACCGATCGCCGGGTCGGCCAGTATTTGCTCGATCAACTGAACATCCGCGACAAGATCACCGAAAACCCGACCGTCATCAGCCAGCAAAGCCAGTATCTGGCGGTACGCCATAGTGCCGGGATGGATTTGTTGGTGCAGCGTTTCGGTGCCGAGCTCAAACGCTTCAAGCGCGAGCCGGCCTATGCCGAACTGAGCGCCCGCTATGGCGCCGGCCCGGCCATTGAAGCACGGGCCGCCCACGCCACCGCAACCGGCGGAAAAACCGTTGAGCAGCAGGAAAGCGGCGCACAGTGA
- the ahcY gene encoding adenosylhomocysteinase — translation MSAVITPVDFNDYKVADMSLAAWGRRETIIAESEMPALMGLRRKYSAEQPLKGAKILGCIHMTIQTAVLIETLVALGAEVRWSSCNIFSTQDQAAAAIAAAGIPVFAWKGETEEEYEWCLEQTILKDGAPWDANMILDDGGDLTELLHKKYPAILDRVHGVTEETTTGVHRLLDMLAKGELKIPAINVNDSVTKSKNDNKYGCRHSLNDAIKRGTDHLLSGKQALVIGYGDVGKGSAQSLRQEGMIVKVSEVDPICAMQACMDGFELVSPFIDGINNGTEASIDKALLGKIDLIVTTTGNVNVCDANMLKALKKRAVVCNIGHFDNEIDTAFMRKNWAWEEVKPQVHKIHRTGPGAFDAQNDDYLILLAEGRLVNLGNATGHPSRIMDGSFANQVLAQIFLFGQKYADLSPAQKAERLTVEVLPKKLDEEVALEMVRGFGGVVTQLTKTQADYIGVTVEGPFKPHAYRY, via the coding sequence ATGAGCGCTGTTATCACGCCTGTAGATTTTAACGATTACAAAGTCGCCGACATGTCCCTGGCTGCCTGGGGCCGTCGCGAAACCATCATCGCCGAATCCGAAATGCCAGCCCTGATGGGTCTGCGCCGCAAGTACTCCGCCGAGCAACCGCTCAAAGGCGCGAAGATTCTCGGCTGCATCCACATGACCATTCAGACTGCCGTGCTGATCGAAACCCTGGTTGCCCTGGGTGCCGAAGTGCGTTGGTCGTCCTGCAACATTTTCTCGACTCAAGACCAGGCCGCTGCCGCTATCGCTGCTGCCGGCATCCCGGTTTTCGCCTGGAAAGGTGAGACTGAAGAAGAGTACGAGTGGTGCCTGGAGCAAACCATCCTCAAAGATGGCGCGCCTTGGGATGCCAACATGATCCTCGACGACGGCGGCGACCTGACCGAGCTGCTGCACAAGAAATACCCGGCGATCCTGGACCGCGTCCACGGCGTCACCGAAGAAACCACCACTGGCGTTCACCGCCTGCTGGACATGCTGGCCAAGGGCGAGCTGAAAATCCCGGCCATCAACGTCAACGACTCGGTGACCAAGAGCAAGAACGACAACAAGTACGGCTGCCGTCACAGCCTGAACGACGCGATCAAGCGCGGCACCGACCACCTGCTGTCCGGCAAGCAAGCGCTGGTCATCGGTTACGGTGACGTGGGCAAGGGCTCGGCCCAGTCCCTGCGTCAGGAAGGCATGATCGTTAAAGTGTCCGAAGTCGACCCGATCTGCGCCATGCAAGCCTGCATGGACGGTTTCGAACTGGTTTCGCCGTTCATCGACGGTATCAACAACGGTACCGAAGCGAGCATCGACAAAGCGCTGCTGGGCAAGATCGACCTGATCGTGACCACCACCGGTAACGTCAATGTTTGCGACGCAAACATGCTCAAAGCCCTGAAGAAGCGCGCTGTTGTCTGCAACATCGGCCACTTCGACAACGAAATCGACACCGCTTTCATGCGCAAGAACTGGGCATGGGAAGAAGTGAAGCCACAGGTTCACAAGATTCACCGTACCGGCCCGGGCGCTTTCGACGCTCAGAACGACGACTACCTGATCCTGCTGGCCGAAGGCCGTCTGGTTAACCTGGGCAACGCCACCGGCCACCCAAGCCGCATCATGGACGGTTCGTTCGCCAACCAGGTTCTGGCACAGATCTTCCTGTTCGGCCAGAAGTACGCCGACCTGTCGCCGGCCCAGAAGGCCGAGCGCCTGACCGTTGAAGTACTGCCGAAGAAACTCGACGAAGAAGTGGCCCTGGAAATGGTCCGCGGTTTCGGCGGCGTTGTGACTCAACTGACCAAGACCCAGGCCGACTACATCGGCGTGACCGTCGAAGGCCCGTTCAAGCCGCACGCTTACCGCTACTGA
- a CDS encoding flavin monoamine oxidase family protein yields the protein MSAGWLRACALVMLGLFSVSALAKDKTAIVVGGGLSGLTAAYELQNKGWQVTLLEAKPTLGGRSGMATSEWIGNDKTQPVLNKYVSTFKLSTTPAPEFVRTPGYLIDGEYFTAADLTAKQPATAEALKRYEKTLDDLARSIEDPLNPAANSTLFALDQINVANWLDRLNLPATARQLVNQEIRTRYDEPSRLSLLYFAQQSRVYRGVADRDLRASRLPGGSPVLAQAFVKQLKTIKTGSPVSSITQDKDGVTVKVGSVGYQADYVVLAVPLRALSKIQMTPALDAQHMGAIKGTNYGWRDQIMLKFKTPVWESKARMSGEIYSNAGLGMLWIEPALKGGANVVINISGDNARVMQAFGDKQMADQVLIRLHTFYPQARGSFTGYEIRRYSTDPSMGGAYLAFGPGQISKYWRLWERPLQRVAFAGEHTDTLYPGTLEGALRTGQRAASQLEDLAAGKSFEPVKVVPAATAAAAGAVVAKKGNFFSNMFGGSSDKAADKPEPAKVEAKAEESKPGFFSRMFGGGSDKAPAKAAEPVAPVATAPAPVPAPAPAPVPVEAAKPAEPVKAEPVKKAPAKASVKKPAAKTEAKKAPAKATAKKAEPVKKPAASTAAKTPATTETKTQ from the coding sequence ATGTCTGCTGGTTGGCTGCGCGCCTGTGCGCTGGTGATGTTGGGGCTGTTCAGCGTTTCGGCGCTGGCCAAGGATAAAACGGCGATCGTGGTCGGCGGTGGGCTTTCGGGCCTCACCGCGGCTTACGAACTGCAGAACAAAGGCTGGCAGGTCACCTTGCTGGAAGCCAAACCGACCCTGGGCGGTCGCTCCGGCATGGCCACCAGTGAGTGGATCGGCAACGACAAGACCCAGCCGGTGCTGAACAAGTACGTCTCGACGTTCAAGCTGAGCACCACGCCAGCCCCTGAATTCGTGCGCACCCCAGGCTATCTGATCGACGGTGAATACTTCACCGCCGCCGATCTGACCGCTAAACAGCCGGCCACCGCCGAAGCGCTGAAACGCTACGAAAAGACCCTGGATGACCTGGCGCGTTCGATCGAAGACCCGCTGAACCCGGCCGCCAACAGCACGTTGTTCGCCCTGGATCAGATCAACGTGGCCAACTGGCTCGATCGCCTGAACCTGCCAGCCACTGCGCGTCAGTTGGTGAATCAGGAGATTCGTACCCGTTACGACGAACCTTCACGCCTGTCTCTGCTGTACTTCGCACAGCAGAGCCGCGTCTACCGGGGCGTTGCCGACCGTGACCTGCGCGCTTCGCGTCTGCCCGGCGGCAGCCCGGTATTGGCCCAGGCCTTCGTCAAACAACTGAAAACCATCAAGACCGGCTCTCCGGTTTCGTCCATTACCCAGGACAAGGACGGTGTGACCGTCAAGGTCGGCAGCGTTGGCTATCAGGCGGACTACGTCGTACTGGCCGTGCCGTTGCGCGCACTGAGCAAGATCCAGATGACTCCGGCGCTGGATGCCCAGCACATGGGCGCCATCAAGGGCACCAACTACGGCTGGCGTGACCAGATCATGCTGAAGTTCAAGACGCCAGTGTGGGAAAGCAAGGCGCGCATGTCTGGCGAGATCTACAGCAACGCCGGTCTGGGCATGTTGTGGATCGAGCCGGCCTTGAAGGGCGGCGCCAACGTGGTGATCAACATTTCCGGAGACAACGCGCGGGTGATGCAAGCCTTCGGCGACAAGCAGATGGCCGATCAGGTGCTGATTCGTCTGCACACCTTTTATCCACAGGCACGCGGTTCGTTCACCGGTTATGAAATCCGCCGCTACAGCACCGACCCGTCGATGGGCGGTGCTTACCTGGCCTTTGGTCCGGGCCAGATCAGCAAGTACTGGCGCCTGTGGGAACGTCCGCTGCAACGCGTAGCCTTTGCCGGTGAACACACCGACACCTTGTACCCAGGCACCCTGGAAGGTGCATTGCGCACCGGTCAGCGTGCAGCCAGTCAGCTGGAAGACCTGGCAGCGGGCAAGTCGTTTGAACCGGTGAAGGTTGTGCCGGCGGCGACCGCAGCAGCGGCAGGCGCGGTGGTGGCGAAGAAAGGCAATTTCTTCAGCAACATGTTCGGTGGTTCGTCCGATAAAGCGGCTGACAAGCCAGAACCGGCCAAGGTTGAAGCGAAAGCTGAAGAGTCCAAGCCTGGCTTCTTCTCGCGGATGTTCGGCGGTGGTTCCGACAAGGCTCCGGCCAAGGCCGCTGAGCCAGTGGCACCGGTTGCGACGGCACCCGCCCCAGTACCCGCGCCGGCCCCAGCGCCAGTGCCGGTTGAGGCTGCGAAACCGGCAGAACCTGTGAAAGCCGAGCCGGTGAAGAAGGCACCGGCCAAAGCGTCAGTGAAAAAGCCTGCTGCCAAAACCGAGGCCAAAAAGGCTCCGGCCAAGGCAACGGCGAAAAAGGCTGAGCCGGTGAAGAAACCAGCGGCGAGTACCGCTGCGAAGACCCCGGCGACGACTGAAACCAAGACGCAGTAA